The proteins below are encoded in one region of Scyliorhinus torazame isolate Kashiwa2021f unplaced genomic scaffold, sScyTor2.1 scaffold_380, whole genome shotgun sequence:
- the LOC140406252 gene encoding uncharacterized protein, whose translation MEGSDRSPTPCLPKTFFANLHRQQQQDLFCDAVLYAEGEGIPVHRCILAAFSPFFLQRFSSHDAQSQRVPMELPGLKAATLKTLVRFMYTAEAPLPQDETKGFLQAARRLCILGFTGGRRSSPVAEPQGSLTPAGDCMPPLPQPRVTMTPVPPQSHPKTPGSSGQGRTPGDDVARTVADCEPKAPAVPASSSPLLQRSRGKCANPPGNPPALSLVASWRRMKVCRPATANPPLCPRRPWRQKRGEPGGDQALPTSHRANTEGSRPPPHSSPSPAPGRRLCPLPETPEYPGSAGVPTGVQPGPRLSDSSQERSGQGSVSQATRSEEEGGEAIESPAEGLAKHAGPLCTARGFATGSAPASESEQTGPGLPPQERHPDQARRAPTPIGSPQRSAAHPVPARDTRQAAVSHGLPRPEQRRRAVRGPTHQPGTWLGKEGSPPGVGAASEQAVPCPTAPPGTAGPSANPSNQGDVKGANVQRGKRSCCQDIPRDRLLGIKLQKLTHSREWVVIPVPENQELEPVPARSRDPGTAGQCPGDGGQARTVAGPLVGSHSQTGGARQGLATPGRAGRRKALTNPAQSMADSVESDQRPENMVGNHRAAGLGLGSDQSSGSLGPGAGPKSGGLGPERNQSPGGPGLAAVQRSGRPGLGVDQRSGGPGLGGDQRSGGPRSDQRSGGPGLVGDQRSERPGLGVDQRSGGPGLGVDQRSGGPGGDQRSGGPGLGVDQRSGGPGLGVDQRSGGPGLGVDQRSGGPGLGVDQRSGGPGLGGDQRSGGPGGDQRSGGPGLGVDQRSGGPGLGVDQRSGGPGLGVDQRSGGPGLGVDQRSGGPGLGSDQRSGGLGLGCDQRSGGLGLGVDQRLGGPGLAGDQRSGGPGLGGDRRSGGPGLGSDQRSGGPGLGSDQRSGGPGLGGDQRSGGPGLGGDQRSGGPGLGSDQRSGGPGLGSDQRSGGPGLGGDQRSGGPGLAAVQRSGRPGLG comes from the exons ATGGAGGGTTCGGATCGGAGCCCTACTCCCTGTCTTCCGAAGACTTTCTTTGCGAACctgcacagacagcagcagcaggatCTGTTCTGCGACGCCGTCTTGTATGCAGAAG GTGAAGGGATTCCAGTCCATCGCTGCATCCTCGCTGCTTTCAGCCCCTTCTTCCTCCAGCGATTCTCCTCACACGATGCCCAATCCCAAAGGGTGCCCATGGAACTCCCGGGGTTGAAGGCTGCCACCCTGAAGACTTTGGTGCGGTTCATGTACACCGCAGAGGCCCCGCTGCCCCAAGACGAGACGAAGGGATTCCTGCAGGCCGCCCGGAGGTTGTGCATCCTTGGCTTCACCGGAGGGCGCAGGTCATCGCCCGTTGCCGAGCCCCAGGGCTCTCTCACGCCGGCAGGGGACTGCATGCCACCACTACCGCAGCCCAGGGTCACCATGACACCAGTGCCGCCCCAGAGCCATCCAAAGACCCCAGGGTCGTCCGGGCAGGGCCGGACCCCCGGCGATGATGTTGCCAGGACCGTGGCAGATTGTGAACCCAAGGCCCCGGCTGTCCCTGCATCCTCCTCCCCTCTGCTCCAGAGGTCAAGGGGCAAGTGCGCCAACCCCCCGGGAAACCCGCCCGCCTTGAGCCTGGTCGCCAGTTGGCGCAGGATGAAAGTGTGCCGGCCCGCGACCGCCAACCCGCCCCTCTGTCCCAGACGTCCATGGAGGCAGAAGCGAGGGGAGCCCGGGGGCGACCAGGCTCTTCCTACCAGCCACAGGGCCAATACCGAAGGCTCCCGCCCGCCCCCACATTCTTCGCCCTCTCCGGCTCCAGGGAGGAGACTCTGCCCACTGCCCGAAACCCCTGAATACCCAGGGTCGGCCGGTGTACCCACGGGCGTCCAACCAGGCCCCAGACTGAGTGACTCCAGCCAAGAGAGGTCAGGTCAGGGTTCAGTCAGCCAGGCCACCCGTAGCGAGGAGGAAGGAGGTGAAGCAATTGAGAGCCCGGCCGAGGGGCTCGCCAAGCACGCGGGCCCGCTTTGTACCGCGAGGGGGTTTGCAACCGGCTCCGCTCCAGCCAGCGAATCGGAACAGACGGGTCCAGGACTTCCGCCGCAAGAGAGACATCCTGACCAAGCCAGGAGAGCGCCAACCCCAATTGGCTCCCCGCAGAGGAGCGCAGCTCACCCTGTCCCAGCCCGGGATACCCGGCAGGCAGCAGTGTCCCACGGCCTGCCCCGGCCTGAGCAGAGACGCCGAGCGGTCAGGGGTCCCACTCACCAGCCAGGGACATGGCTGGGCAAGGAGGGTTCGCCGCCTGGCGTTGGGGCAGCCTCGGAGCAAGCCGTTCCCTGTCCCACCGCTCCTCCTGGGACGGCGGGGCCCAGCGCCAACCCGAGCAACCAGGGAGACGTCAAGGGCGCCAATGTCCAACGGGGAAAGAGGTCATGCTGTCAGGACATTCCCCGGGACAGGCTTCTCGGGATTAAGTTGCAGAAGCTGACTCATTCCAGGGAATGGGTTGTCATTCCCGTGCCAGAAAACCAGGAGCTGGAACCCGTACCGGCGAGGAGCCGGGACCCAGGAACAGCCGGGCAATGTCCCGGAGATGGTGGCCAGGCCAGAACAGTGGCAGGGCCTCTCGTAGGGAGTCACTCCCAAACCGGAGGGGCAAGGCAGGGCCTTGCAACGCCAGGCAGAGCGGGGAGAAGGAAAGCATTAACCAATCCTGCTCAGTCGATGGCTGACTCGGTGGAAAGTGACCAGAGGCCGGAGAACATGGTGGGTAACCACAGGGCAGCAGGCCTGGGACTGGGGAGTGACCAGAGTTCAGGAAGCCTGGGGCCTGGGGCTGGTCCGAAATCAGGAGGCCTGGGGCCAGAGAGGAACCAGAGCCCGGGAGGCCCGGGGCTGGCGGCTGTTCAGAGATCGGGACGCCCGGGGCTGGGAGttgaccagagatcgggaggcccgggtctggggggtgaccagagatcgggaggcccgaggagtgaccagagatcgggaggcccggggcTGGTGGGTGACCAGAGATCGGAACGCCCGGGGCTGGGAGttgaccagagatcgggaggcccgggaCTGGGAGttgaccagagatcgggaggcccggggggtgaccagagatcgggaggcccgggaCTGGGAGttgaccagagatcgggaggcccgggaCTGGGAGttgaccagagatcgggaggcccgggaCTGGGAGttgaccagagatcgggaggcccgggaCTGGGAGttgaccagagatcgggaggcccggggctggggggtgaccagagatcgggaggcccggggggtgaccagagatcgggaggcccggggctgggagttgaccagagatcgggaggcccggggctgggagttgaccagagatcgggaggcccgggaCTGGGAGttgaccagagatcgggaggcccgggaCTGGGAGttgaccagagatcgggaggcccgggactggggagtgaccagagatcgggaggcctGGGACTGGGGtgtgaccagagatcgggaggcctGGGACTGGGAGTTGACCAGAGATTGGGAGGCCCGGGACTGGCgggtgaccagagatcgggaggcccgggaCTGGGGGGTGACCGgagatcgggaggcccggggctggggagtgaccagagatcgggaggcccgggactggggagtgaccagagatcgggaggcccgggactggggggtgaccagagatcgggaggcccggggctggggggtgaccagagatcgggaggcccggggctggggagtgaccagagatcgggaggcccggggctggggagtgaccagagatcgggaggcccgggactggggggtgaccagagatcgggaggcccggggcTGGCGGCTGTTCAGAGATCGGGACGCCCGGGGCTGGGgg